A genomic window from Candidatus Thiocaldithrix dubininis includes:
- the uvrD gene encoding DNA helicase II, translating to MDISPILNPLNSQQRLAVSAPLQPVLVLAGAGSGKTRVLVHRIAWLIDVEGASPFSILAVTFTNKAANEMRGRIQSLLAAPVGGMWVGTFHGLAHRLLRLHWQVAKLPQTFQILDSEDQLRMIKRILKGLNLDETHFPPRQVASFINSRKDEGSRPQHLEDRGDYSTRQYISIYSAYEDACQRNGVVDFAELLLRSLEILRDNADLQQHYRARFKHILVDEFQDTNSLQYAWLRLIAGDNNPIFAVGDDDQSIYGWRGAKIENIRNFTKHFPKCEIVRLEQNYRSTATILNAANALIAHNRGRLGKNLWTADKAGEPLQLYSAFNELDEARFVAARIQKWLEQGGKRRDIAILYRSNAQSRVFETTFNEFRIPYRVYGGLRFFERAEIKDALAYLRLSLNRADDASFERVVNHPTRGIGDRTIDILRTHARSTNTSLWEMATRVHELGELTARAATAVLNFVQLINQMARDTAVLPLGERVQTIIEMSGLKPHFLAKEKGEQGQARVDNLDELVTAAQSYSYVPTDDMPRMDLLSAFLSHAALEAGEGQAEVGDDCVQMMTLHSAKGLEFPLVFLCGMEEGLFPHQMSADDPNRLEEERRLCYVGITRAEKSLVFSYAEQRQLHGQTKFNPPSRFLRELPNDLIQEIRPKLKTNINSAYRTQTANNVPKISNRYAESETGYAIGQRVRHVKFGDGVITGSEGAGAHARVQVNFKSAGSKWLVLGYANLEKLT from the coding sequence ATGGATATATCACCGATTTTAAACCCCTTAAATAGCCAGCAACGCCTTGCGGTGTCCGCGCCCCTGCAACCTGTCTTAGTGTTAGCGGGTGCAGGCAGCGGTAAAACCCGCGTGTTGGTACATCGCATTGCGTGGTTAATTGATGTAGAAGGCGCATCACCGTTTAGTATTTTAGCGGTCACCTTTACCAATAAAGCCGCCAATGAAATGCGCGGGCGTATCCAATCCTTATTAGCTGCGCCGGTGGGTGGCATGTGGGTTGGTACCTTTCATGGCTTAGCGCATCGTTTACTACGCTTGCATTGGCAAGTGGCTAAATTACCGCAAACCTTTCAGATTCTGGATTCTGAAGATCAATTACGCATGATTAAGCGTATTTTGAAAGGTTTGAATCTGGATGAAACCCATTTTCCGCCGCGCCAAGTCGCCAGTTTTATTAATTCGCGCAAAGACGAAGGTTCACGCCCCCAACACTTGGAAGATCGTGGCGATTACAGCACGCGGCAATATATCAGTATTTATAGCGCTTACGAAGACGCTTGCCAACGCAATGGCGTGGTGGATTTTGCGGAATTATTGCTGCGTTCCTTAGAAATACTGAGGGATAACGCCGATTTACAGCAGCATTATCGTGCGCGCTTTAAGCATATTTTGGTCGACGAATTTCAAGATACGAATAGCTTGCAATATGCATGGCTGCGTTTAATTGCAGGTGACAACAATCCGATTTTTGCAGTGGGCGATGATGACCAATCCATTTACGGTTGGCGTGGGGCAAAAATCGAAAATATCCGCAATTTCACCAAGCATTTCCCAAAATGCGAAATTGTACGTTTAGAACAAAACTACCGTTCGACTGCCACGATTTTGAATGCAGCCAATGCCTTAATTGCTCATAATCGCGGGCGCTTGGGCAAAAATTTATGGACAGCAGATAAAGCAGGCGAACCTTTACAGCTTTATTCAGCATTTAATGAATTGGATGAAGCGCGTTTCGTAGCGGCTCGTATTCAAAAATGGTTAGAGCAAGGTGGCAAGCGGCGTGATATTGCTATTTTGTATCGTTCTAATGCGCAATCGCGGGTTTTTGAAACCACCTTTAATGAGTTTCGGATTCCGTATCGAGTGTATGGCGGCTTACGCTTCTTCGAGCGGGCAGAAATTAAAGACGCGCTGGCCTATTTACGCTTAAGCTTAAATCGAGCGGATGATGCTTCATTTGAACGGGTAGTGAATCACCCTACACGCGGTATTGGCGACCGCACCATAGATATTCTGCGCACGCACGCCCGTAGCACTAATACCTCGCTTTGGGAAATGGCAACCCGTGTACACGAATTAGGCGAACTGACCGCGCGTGCGGCAACTGCGGTATTGAATTTCGTGCAATTGATTAATCAAATGGCAAGGGATACCGCCGTGTTACCGCTAGGCGAACGTGTACAAACCATAATTGAAATGTCTGGTTTAAAACCGCATTTTTTAGCCAAGGAAAAAGGCGAACAAGGGCAAGCCCGTGTGGATAACTTAGACGAGTTAGTCACGGCTGCACAAAGCTATAGTTATGTGCCAACTGATGATATGCCACGTATGGATTTATTATCGGCTTTCCTGTCACACGCAGCCTTAGAAGCAGGTGAAGGGCAGGCTGAAGTGGGCGATGATTGCGTGCAAATGATGACCTTGCACTCCGCTAAAGGCTTAGAGTTCCCCTTAGTGTTTCTATGCGGTATGGAAGAAGGTTTATTTCCACATCAAATGTCAGCGGATGACCCGAATCGCTTAGAAGAAGAACGTCGCTTATGTTATGTCGGTATTACCCGTGCCGAAAAAAGCTTGGTATTTTCCTATGCTGAACAACGCCAATTACACGGGCAAACCAAATTTAATCCCCCTTCACGTTTTTTGCGCGAATTGCCGAATGACTTAATCCAAGAAATCCGCCCTAAACTCAAGACTAATATTAATTCAGCCTACCGCACGCAAACGGCAAATAACGTACCGAAAATTTCCAACCGTTATGCAGAAAGCGAAACCGGCTATGCTATTGGGCAACGTGTGCGCCATGTTAAATTCGGCGACGGCGTTATTACGGGCTCAGAGGGAGCGGGCGCTCATGCACGCGTGCAAGTTAATTTTAAAAGTGCAGGCTCTAAATGGTTAGTTTTAGGCTATGCTAATTTGGAGAAACTAACCTAG
- a CDS encoding methyltransferase domain-containing protein: protein MSSKQDRVFDGLAKRFQRQIYDDPRGAIRLAILQDDLAPWVLNTAPLSVLDAGAGLGQMSIWLAQQAHQVQLLEPSAEMLAKAITSIEQADLQAAIQTQQASIQAFCAANTRLFDVIVCHAVLEWLAQPQAVLSQLVACLKPGGVLSLMFFNQHSTVMRRLIAGDLQTVSRGQFASDGKRGLAPISPLEPETVKQWLPDLGLSLETWSGVRCFYDYMYRDVRKSAPLEQVIPLERHYSRLEPWRSLARYQHFICIKS from the coding sequence ATGTCTAGCAAGCAAGATCGGGTATTTGATGGTTTAGCCAAACGTTTTCAACGGCAGATTTATGATGATCCGCGAGGTGCAATTCGTTTGGCAATTTTACAAGACGATCTTGCGCCTTGGGTCTTAAACACAGCGCCCTTGTCGGTGTTAGATGCGGGCGCGGGTTTAGGGCAAATGTCGATTTGGCTAGCGCAGCAAGCGCATCAGGTGCAGCTACTAGAGCCGTCAGCGGAAATGTTAGCGAAAGCCATTACGAGCATTGAGCAAGCTGATCTACAAGCCGCTATTCAAACTCAGCAAGCCAGTATTCAAGCATTTTGTGCGGCTAATACGCGTTTATTCGATGTGATTGTTTGCCATGCTGTGTTGGAATGGTTAGCACAGCCACAAGCCGTCTTAAGCCAGTTAGTGGCTTGTTTAAAACCGGGCGGTGTTTTATCCCTCATGTTTTTTAATCAGCATTCAACCGTGATGCGGCGTTTGATTGCGGGCGATTTACAAACGGTAAGCCGTGGGCAATTTGCCAGTGACGGTAAACGTGGTTTAGCTCCGATTAGCCCGCTTGAGCCTGAAACAGTTAAGCAATGGTTACCCGATTTAGGTTTAAGTCTAGAAACTTGGTCGGGTGTGCGTTGTTTTTATGATTATATGTATCGGGATGTGCGTAAATCTGCACCTTTAGAACAAGTGATACCGCTGGAACGTCACTATTCACGGCTTGAACCTTGGCGTTCTTTAGCGCGGTATCAGCATTTTATTTGTATAAAATCTTAA
- a CDS encoding helix-turn-helix transcriptional regulator: MTLKEIGKLIQLTRKQQQLTQTQLSARLGISRATLSAIENGTINEIGIRKILALCNALGLELSLTPRIPRRPTLQHLVQEAQQQKAGKS; this comes from the coding sequence ATGACGCTTAAAGAAATTGGCAAACTCATTCAATTAACCCGTAAACAACAACAACTTACCCAAACTCAATTAAGCGCCCGCTTGGGTATAAGCCGCGCCACCTTATCGGCGATTGAAAACGGTACGATTAATGAAATCGGTATTCGCAAAATCTTAGCGTTATGCAATGCCTTGGGGTTGGAATTAAGCTTAACGCCTCGTATCCCACGTCGTCCCACGCTACAGCATTTAGTCCAAGAAGCGCAGCAGCAAAAAGCAGGCAAATCCTAA
- a CDS encoding type II toxin-antitoxin system HipA family toxin codes for MTRFKPQHQLDIYVNGVLTGTLSRSQLQANQYLFQYVADADYEQAVSLTMPVMLDQYAYSQNVHPIFQMNLPEGELRELLRNRFQKTVQHFDDLALLGIIGHSQIGRVRIVPAGQALASVPLQDLQSLRSYAGTENLFADLLQRYANYSGISGVQPKVLVRDAALQTEHVSYRDATHIVKAWHPERFPQLAANEYFCMQAARKAGLETPDVELAADGRLLIVKRFDLDAQGHYIGFEDFCVLNGLGTDDKYVGSYQDIAHRIQQFVSPHRIQEALEQFFISLSLSCAVRNGDAHLKNFGVTYTDPEGEVCYAPTYDIVSTTPYIPHDSLALLFGGSKAFPARKALISFARQCCQLTEKRAVRLLDWVIHGLDATLSELQTYQAEHPDFEQVGQQMQAIWRQGIEELRIG; via the coding sequence ATGACACGTTTTAAACCACAACATCAATTGGATATTTATGTGAATGGGGTACTGACGGGCACATTAAGCCGCAGTCAGTTGCAGGCGAATCAATATCTGTTTCAATATGTAGCGGATGCGGATTATGAGCAAGCGGTGTCTCTGACCATGCCGGTCATGTTGGATCAATATGCGTATTCTCAAAACGTGCATCCCATCTTTCAGATGAATTTACCAGAAGGTGAATTGCGCGAATTATTACGCAATCGTTTTCAGAAAACTGTGCAACATTTTGATGATTTAGCCTTGCTTGGCATTATTGGGCACTCACAAATTGGGCGAGTGCGAATTGTGCCAGCGGGTCAAGCCTTAGCCAGTGTACCGCTACAAGATTTACAAAGCCTACGCAGCTATGCGGGTACAGAAAATCTATTTGCCGATTTATTACAACGCTATGCGAATTATTCGGGTATTTCCGGCGTACAACCCAAAGTATTAGTACGCGATGCGGCCTTACAAACCGAGCATGTCAGCTATCGAGACGCTACGCATATTGTCAAAGCGTGGCATCCTGAACGCTTCCCCCAATTAGCAGCTAACGAATATTTTTGTATGCAAGCTGCCCGTAAAGCGGGTTTAGAAACGCCAGATGTGGAATTAGCGGCAGATGGGCGGTTATTAATCGTCAAACGCTTTGATTTAGATGCGCAAGGTCACTACATTGGGTTTGAAGATTTTTGCGTGCTCAATGGCTTAGGTACAGATGATAAATACGTGGGCAGTTATCAAGATATTGCACACCGCATCCAGCAATTTGTGTCCCCGCATCGTATTCAAGAAGCATTAGAGCAATTTTTTATTTCGCTAAGTTTAAGCTGCGCTGTGCGTAATGGTGACGCCCATTTAAAAAATTTTGGTGTTACCTATACCGATCCCGAAGGCGAAGTTTGCTACGCGCCGACTTACGATATTGTGTCCACCACGCCGTATATTCCGCACGATAGCTTGGCATTGTTATTTGGTGGTAGTAAAGCTTTTCCAGCCCGTAAAGCCTTAATCAGTTTTGCGCGGCAATGCTGCCAACTGACAGAAAAACGCGCAGTACGTTTATTAGATTGGGTAATTCACGGCTTAGACGCGACTTTAAGTGAATTACAAACTTATCAAGCGGAGCACCCAGATTTCGAGCAAGTCGGTCAGCAGATGCAGGCGATTTGGCGACAGGGTATAGAAGAATTACGCATAGGCTAA
- a CDS encoding response regulator transcription factor, translated as MSKHILIADDDAHIRDVISFALEKAGMQVSVAEDGRQALDSFKRQASDLIVLDINMPELDGLEVCREVRKFSDVPILFLSSRDDEIDRILGLEIGGDDYVTKPFSPRELVARINVILKRTQAPTPVAAPSTPSLSYGKLVLNPEQHTVSWNGQALNLTATEFAMLAMFLKHPTRVFSRDSIMDKAYDGTVYVSDRTIDSHIRHIRQKLAEVGCENVIETVHGVGYKLANCQ; from the coding sequence ATGTCGAAACACATTCTGATTGCCGATGATGATGCTCACATTCGGGATGTTATTAGCTTTGCTTTAGAAAAAGCAGGCATGCAAGTCAGTGTAGCGGAAGACGGTCGCCAAGCCTTAGACAGCTTTAAGCGTCAAGCCAGTGATTTAATTGTGTTAGACATCAATATGCCGGAATTAGACGGTTTGGAAGTGTGTCGCGAAGTGCGCAAATTCTCAGATGTGCCGATCTTATTTTTATCCTCGCGTGATGATGAAATCGACCGGATTCTGGGTTTAGAAATTGGCGGCGATGATTACGTTACTAAACCATTTAGCCCGCGTGAATTGGTGGCACGCATTAATGTTATTTTGAAGCGCACACAAGCCCCAACCCCAGTAGCTGCACCTAGTACGCCTTCCTTAAGTTACGGCAAATTAGTGTTAAATCCAGAGCAACATACGGTTAGCTGGAACGGACAAGCGTTGAATCTCACCGCGACGGAATTTGCTATGTTAGCTATGTTTTTGAAGCATCCAACCCGGGTATTTAGCCGGGATAGCATTATGGATAAAGCTTATGATGGCACGGTGTACGTCAGCGACCGCACGATTGATAGTCATATTCGGCATATTCGGCAAAAGTTAGCGGAAGTGGGTTGTGAAAATGTCATCGAGACTGTACACGGCGTAGGTTATAAATTGGCGAATTGCCAATAA
- a CDS encoding YdiU family protein has product MLNLSFDNRLRRELTADPDTSNRSRQVYGALWSDVQPTPVAKPELIAYSSEVAALLGLSAADMHSPEFAAVFGGNRLIAGMQPWALNYGGHQFGNWAGQLGDGRAISLGEVVNAQGQRWELQLKGAGMTPYSRRADGRAVLRSSIREFLCSEAMFHLGIPTTRALSLVKTGDLVMRDMFYDGNPEREQGAIVCRVAPSFIRFGNFQLPAQRGDSALLNQLLDFTIARDYPELSGTGTALHLAWFHEVCRRTAVMVAHWMRVGFVHGVMNTDNMSILGLTIDYGPYGWLENYDPMWTPNTTDEGGRRYAYGQQPTIAQWNLTRLAESLLSVIPDKAGLEAGLQVYADTYSASFGQMLAAKFGIHALQEHDAEWINTCFDLLYESQVDMTLFFRNLAKLDLTNPELSVLHDAFYDDALYESQQAAWHNWLQDYVARVNADKPNLAQRQALMNATNPWFVLRNYLAQQAIDQANQGDYRMIMELLDASRNPYQEQPRYAAWVAKRPEWARHKAGCSMLSCSS; this is encoded by the coding sequence ATGCTAAATCTATCATTTGACAATCGCTTACGTCGCGAATTAACCGCTGACCCGGATACCAGCAATCGTTCTCGCCAAGTATATGGCGCATTATGGTCAGACGTACAACCCACACCTGTGGCAAAACCGGAATTAATCGCTTATTCCTCAGAAGTGGCGGCGTTATTAGGATTGAGTGCAGCCGATATGCACAGCCCAGAATTCGCAGCAGTATTTGGCGGTAATCGCTTAATAGCCGGTATGCAGCCGTGGGCATTGAATTACGGTGGGCATCAATTCGGCAATTGGGCAGGTCAATTAGGCGATGGGCGGGCGATTAGTTTAGGCGAAGTCGTCAATGCGCAAGGACAGCGCTGGGAATTACAACTGAAAGGCGCGGGTATGACCCCCTATTCACGCCGGGCGGATGGGCGCGCCGTGTTACGTTCCTCTATACGTGAATTTTTATGCAGTGAAGCCATGTTTCATTTGGGGATTCCCACTACTCGAGCCTTAAGTTTGGTAAAAACTGGCGATTTAGTCATGCGTGATATGTTTTACGACGGGAACCCAGAACGTGAACAAGGCGCGATTGTTTGTCGGGTTGCGCCTTCTTTTATTCGTTTTGGCAACTTTCAATTACCCGCACAACGCGGTGACAGCGCCTTATTAAATCAATTGCTAGATTTTACCATTGCCCGCGATTACCCTGAATTAAGTGGTACAGGTACAGCGTTGCATTTAGCGTGGTTTCATGAAGTTTGTCGGCGGACGGCGGTGATGGTTGCGCATTGGATGCGGGTGGGGTTCGTGCATGGCGTAATGAATACCGACAATATGTCGATCTTAGGTTTAACCATTGATTATGGTCCTTATGGCTGGCTGGAAAATTATGACCCTATGTGGACACCCAATACTACCGATGAAGGTGGGCGGCGTTACGCTTACGGTCAGCAGCCGACTATTGCACAATGGAATTTAACGCGCTTAGCCGAAAGTTTGTTGAGTGTCATACCCGATAAAGCTGGTTTAGAGGCAGGGCTACAAGTCTATGCGGATACTTATAGCGCGAGCTTTGGGCAAATGTTAGCGGCTAAATTTGGCATACACGCATTACAAGAGCATGATGCCGAGTGGATTAATACCTGCTTTGATTTGCTGTATGAGTCGCAAGTCGATATGACCTTGTTTTTTAGAAACTTAGCAAAGCTGGATTTAACTAACCCCGAATTAAGCGTGTTGCATGATGCGTTTTACGATGACGCGCTGTATGAGAGTCAACAAGCCGCGTGGCACAACTGGTTGCAAGATTATGTGGCTCGCGTAAACGCTGACAAGCCGAACTTAGCACAGCGGCAAGCGCTTATGAATGCGACCAATCCTTGGTTTGTATTGCGCAATTATCTAGCGCAACAAGCGATTGATCAGGCTAATCAAGGCGATTATCGCATGATTATGGAACTGTTAGACGCTTCACGTAATCCCTATCAAGAACAGCCGCGTTATGCTGCATGGGTAGCCAAGCGTCCCGAATGGGCGCGACATAAAGCCGGTTGTTCGATGTTATCTTGTAGTTCTTGA
- a CDS encoding DUF4354 family protein, with the protein MKKFLLVTALLVSTSSFAADSTDVANAQKLIITAEPHTQTSISTNSQMAFSKSFFVQVSNPTDKAIDLSKLCYIAQDAQGRSFKADLIASKDLVSSLAAGKMVKDVVAFTTKNRDVLSVDMVIASADCQ; encoded by the coding sequence ATGAAAAAGTTTCTATTAGTTACAGCATTATTAGTAAGTACCAGTAGTTTTGCAGCAGACAGTACCGATGTAGCCAATGCGCAAAAATTAATAATTACCGCCGAGCCACATACACAAACCAGTATTAGTACTAATAGTCAAATGGCTTTTTCTAAAAGCTTTTTTGTGCAAGTCAGTAATCCAACTGATAAAGCGATTGACTTAAGTAAATTATGCTATATCGCGCAAGATGCGCAAGGTCGTAGCTTTAAAGCAGATTTAATAGCCAGCAAAGATTTAGTCAGTAGTTTAGCTGCTGGTAAAATGGTTAAAGATGTCGTGGCTTTTACAACTAAAAACCGTGATGTATTAAGCGTTGATATGGTAATTGCTTCAGCCGATTGCCAATAA
- a CDS encoding sigma-54 dependent transcriptional regulator: MSSLKVLLIDDEKAVRDATLQSLMLAGFQVESFDNAPAALMKLSPEFEGIVISDIRMPVMDGLEFMQRALRIDRDLPVILISGHADVATAVNAMRQGGYDLLEKPFTTAQLLEVVKRALEKRRLTLENRALKEALANQNRPGPRIIGQTPAIVNLRNMITRLANVGADVLVWGETGTGKELVARSLHEQSKRRDHNYVAINCGAIPEQLLDSELFGHEAGSFTGAKNKRIGKFEHANGGTLFLDEIESMPMSTQAPLLRVLQERKIERLGSNKLIPLDIRVVAATKVDLKAAADKAQFRRDLYYRLNVVTLEVPPLRARKEDIPLLFQHFVLVAAARAETEVPPLNSQALQVLMQHDWPGNIRELRNIAERYVLLGEAYNFDLAVLMNHTHTPQQAMSLAEQVACFEKSLIAQTFNRHKGEIRAVMEELDIPRKTLADKMRKYGLERGQFKESS, from the coding sequence ATGAGTAGCCTGAAAGTTTTGCTGATTGATGATGAAAAAGCTGTGCGCGATGCCACGTTGCAATCGCTAATGCTGGCAGGCTTTCAGGTCGAAAGTTTTGATAACGCTCCTGCTGCGTTAATGAAACTGTCCCCCGAATTTGAGGGCATTGTAATTTCCGATATTCGCATGCCGGTGATGGACGGTTTAGAATTTATGCAGCGCGCCTTACGCATTGACCGCGATTTGCCCGTAATTTTGATTAGTGGGCATGCGGATGTAGCGACAGCGGTTAATGCAATGCGACAAGGGGGTTATGATTTACTCGAAAAACCGTTTACCACCGCGCAATTATTAGAAGTAGTCAAACGAGCGTTGGAAAAGCGCCGCTTAACCTTAGAAAACCGTGCCTTAAAAGAAGCCTTAGCCAATCAAAACCGTCCAGGCCCACGCATTATTGGGCAAACCCCCGCGATTGTGAACTTGCGCAATATGATTACACGTTTAGCAAATGTCGGGGCGGATGTGTTGGTATGGGGCGAAACCGGCACGGGTAAAGAGCTGGTTGCGCGTTCTTTGCATGAACAAAGCAAGCGCCGGGATCATAACTATGTGGCGATAAATTGCGGAGCTATTCCAGAGCAGTTACTGGATAGTGAATTATTTGGGCATGAAGCAGGCTCATTTACGGGCGCAAAAAATAAGCGTATTGGTAAATTTGAACACGCCAACGGCGGCACATTGTTCTTAGATGAAATCGAAAGTATGCCCATGTCTACACAAGCGCCTTTATTGCGGGTTCTGCAAGAACGCAAGATTGAGCGCTTAGGCTCAAATAAATTAATACCCTTGGATATTCGTGTGGTCGCCGCGACTAAAGTAGACTTAAAAGCCGCCGCCGATAAAGCCCAGTTTCGCCGTGATTTATATTATCGCTTAAATGTAGTTACGCTCGAAGTTCCTCCCTTACGGGCACGTAAAGAAGATATTCCTTTATTATTTCAACATTTTGTATTAGTCGCCGCTGCTCGCGCAGAGACTGAAGTGCCACCGCTGAATAGCCAAGCATTGCAAGTCCTGATGCAGCACGATTGGCCGGGTAATATTCGAGAATTGCGTAATATTGCTGAACGTTATGTGTTATTGGGAGAAGCCTATAACTTTGATTTAGCCGTATTAATGAATCACACACATACGCCACAACAAGCCATGTCACTTGCCGAGCAGGTGGCTTGTTTTGAAAAAAGCTTGATTGCTCAAACCTTTAATCGGCATAAGGGCGAAATTCGCGCCGTCATGGAAGAGTTGGATATTCCACGTAAAACCTTAGCTGATAAAATGCGCAAATACGGCTTAGAACGCGGGCAATTTAAAGAATCTTCCTAA
- a CDS encoding ATP-binding protein — MAQHSGWWLGIYAVLAVLGLGIVYVLVSQNAEQRLERTAYNQLAQLSSQFDATLARYDYLAELIAHSEEVQRFFKQKKNKTSKSEVNQLNQYLSKTNHIAATSDIYVMQADGTTIAASNWEKSYSFIGQNFSFRPYVQQALRGQDARYYALGTTSGERGYYFSSPIRLKQQIVGVVAIKIAMDALEASWSHASMDFIVTDPDGIIFIASQAQWRLHALNPLMPEQRKRIQQSRRYANNSLAPFDLFQLKPEQLQQIVHTPQVDYLVLYQNMLDTAGWNVYLLADRTGTQRTIGWALLVTVLIEILALMLIYVVSQHQQQRRSYELQIREQLEAKVAERTFELQRTQEELVQAAKMAALGQLSAGINHELNNPLTAIRAYADNGVQFLDMGHIEIVRTNLLEIVSLTERMATITRQLKTFSRKSVGQIERCDVYWALDSALAILKPKFNQLAVQVIQPARTQTCYALADLVWFEQILVNLLHNAAEAVQEQPLKRIYLSMDCAGEQVVIKVADTGQGIAPESMPHVFEAFFTTKSIGKGLGLGLAISYRLAKDMNGHLSAENSPDGGAVFTLQLPQAELD; from the coding sequence TTGGCACAACATAGTGGATGGTGGCTGGGTATTTATGCCGTGTTAGCTGTCTTGGGGTTAGGTATTGTCTATGTGCTGGTTTCGCAAAATGCGGAACAGCGCTTAGAACGCACGGCTTATAATCAACTGGCTCAACTCAGTAGCCAGTTTGATGCCACTTTAGCGCGTTATGACTATTTAGCCGAATTGATTGCGCATAGTGAAGAAGTGCAACGCTTTTTCAAACAAAAGAAAAATAAAACCTCAAAATCTGAAGTTAACCAATTAAATCAGTATTTAAGCAAAACCAACCACATTGCGGCCACTTCGGATATTTATGTGATGCAAGCCGACGGTACAACCATTGCCGCCAGCAATTGGGAAAAAAGCTATAGCTTTATTGGACAGAACTTCAGTTTTCGCCCTTATGTACAACAAGCCCTACGTGGGCAAGATGCGCGTTATTATGCGTTAGGTACAACCTCAGGTGAGCGTGGCTATTATTTCTCTAGCCCGATTCGGCTTAAGCAGCAAATTGTTGGTGTAGTTGCTATAAAAATTGCAATGGATGCGTTGGAAGCTTCTTGGAGTCACGCCTCTATGGATTTTATTGTAACTGACCCAGATGGCATTATTTTTATCGCTAGCCAAGCGCAATGGCGTTTACACGCATTAAACCCGCTCATGCCTGAGCAGCGTAAACGTATTCAACAAAGTCGACGCTATGCCAATAACTCGCTTGCCCCGTTTGATTTATTTCAGTTAAAGCCTGAACAATTACAGCAAATCGTTCATACCCCGCAAGTTGATTATTTGGTGTTGTACCAAAATATGTTAGATACCGCTGGCTGGAATGTGTATCTATTAGCTGACCGTACCGGTACACAACGCACTATTGGTTGGGCGCTGTTGGTAACCGTGCTAATTGAAATTTTAGCGCTTATGTTGATTTATGTGGTGAGTCAACATCAACAACAACGGCGTTCTTATGAATTGCAGATTCGAGAACAGTTGGAGGCTAAAGTAGCGGAACGCACCTTTGAACTACAACGCACGCAGGAAGAACTCGTACAAGCGGCGAAAATGGCAGCGTTAGGGCAGTTATCGGCGGGTATTAATCATGAACTGAATAATCCGCTGACGGCGATTCGAGCTTATGCAGATAACGGCGTACAGTTTCTGGATATGGGGCATATCGAGATTGTCCGAACTAATCTACTGGAAATTGTTTCGTTAACGGAACGCATGGCGACAATTACCCGCCAGTTAAAAACCTTTTCGCGTAAAAGTGTAGGGCAAATTGAACGCTGTGATGTGTATTGGGCATTGGATTCTGCTTTAGCGATTTTAAAGCCCAAGTTCAACCAATTAGCTGTGCAAGTTATTCAACCTGCGCGCACGCAAACCTGTTATGCCTTAGCTGATTTGGTGTGGTTCGAGCAAATCTTAGTAAATTTATTACATAACGCGGCGGAAGCGGTGCAAGAACAGCCACTTAAACGCATTTACCTTAGTATGGACTGTGCGGGTGAACAGGTAGTGATTAAAGTAGCCGATACCGGGCAGGGCATTGCACCCGAATCCATGCCGCACGTGTTTGAGGCCTTTTTTACTACGAAAAGCATAGGCAAAGGCTTAGGTTTAGGCTTAGCCATTTCTTATCGCTTGGCTAAAGATATGAATGGGCATTTGAGTGCTGAAAATTCGCCAGATGGCGGCGCAGTGTTTACACTGCAATTACCACAAGCCGAGTTGGATTAA
- a CDS encoding septal ring lytic transglycosylase RlpA family protein, whose protein sequence is MPYVELRLAKQKATKPENKHTAKAPVKAGKTAKQQTQTLKQAKLLERQKKSVSQMPRLHKATSVAMRETRVDSKPKVEEKRDAGRVLQVGTASYYGSGFHGGRTANGERFNQNDLTCAHNGLPFGCKIRVTNLRNNKSVDVRVNDRGGFAKHGRVIDLSKAAAGRIGMLGSGTAKVKIQVVH, encoded by the coding sequence ATGCCTTACGTCGAACTCAGGTTAGCTAAGCAAAAAGCCACTAAACCGGAAAACAAACATACTGCTAAAGCGCCCGTCAAAGCGGGCAAAACTGCTAAGCAACAGACACAGACCTTAAAGCAGGCTAAATTACTAGAACGTCAGAAAAAATCAGTCAGCCAAATGCCACGCTTACACAAAGCTACTTCTGTAGCAATGCGTGAAACACGCGTAGATAGCAAACCTAAAGTCGAAGAAAAGCGTGATGCGGGGCGGGTGTTACAAGTTGGTACAGCCTCTTATTATGGTTCAGGTTTTCATGGTGGGCGTACCGCGAATGGTGAGCGTTTTAATCAGAACGATTTAACCTGTGCGCATAACGGTCTGCCATTTGGTTGTAAAATTCGTGTGACTAACTTACGTAATAATAAATCGGTTGATGTACGGGTGAATGATCGCGGTGGCTTTGCCAAGCATGGGCGCGTGATTGATTTATCTAAAGCAGCCGCAGGTCGTATTGGTATGTTAGGCAGTGGCACAGCGAAAGTTAAAATTCAGGTTGTGCATTAA